Genomic DNA from Armatimonadota bacterium:
TGCCACCATCCTGGGACTTCTGGTCGCGGACGGGATCACCAACGGGGTGATCTACGGACTCCTGGCCATCACCCTGGTGCTGGTGTTCACCGTGACCCGGGTGCTCTTCGTGCCCATGGGGGAGCTCCTCATGTACGCCCCTCTCACCTACGCCCTTCTCGTGGACCACAAGCTTCCTGGCTCCCTCTGGCTCGGGGCCGTCCTCCTCGCGGCGTGGGGGGTGCTGGACCTCCTGGCAGGAGCGCGGCGGATCAGCCTAGTGCTCTTCGCGGGCGCGGCGGCGCTCCTGGGGGCCGGGGCGTGGGCCGCCACCACGGGCTTCCCCATCCTCGCATGGGTGCTGGCGGTGGGGGTCGTGGTCCTGATGGGGATCGCCACCTACCGGTTGTTCTTTGAGCCCATCCCCCACGCCTCCGTGCTCACCTACCTCATCCTCTCCCTCGGCCTCCACTTCGTGTTCCAGGGGCTAGGGCTCGTGTTCTTCGGGCCGGAGCAGTACCGTCTTCCCCCGCTCCTGCCGGGAGAGGCACAGTTGGGCCCCGTGCCCCTTCCGCGACAGAACTTCGCGGTCTACGGTCTGGCCCTCCTCTGGGTGTTGCTGCTCTACGGGTTCTTCTCCCGGAGCCTGTACGGGAAAGCGCTCCTCGCCTGCGCCATCAACCGCCGGGGAGCCCGTCTCACGGGGATCCGCATCCGGGACGCGGGCCGGGTGGCCTTCACCCTCGCCGGCCTCATCTGTGCCCTGGGAGGCATGCTGCTCGCGCCCCTCACCAACGCCGCGTACTTCATGGGGTTCCTCCCTTCCCTGAAGGGGTTCGTGGCCGCGGTGTTGGGGGGGCTTGTGAGCTATCCCCTGGCCGCGGCGGGAGCGATCCTCGTGGGAACCCTGGAAGCCTTCAGCGCTTTCTACGCGAGCGCCTACAAAGAGGCCATCGTCTTCGCCCTCCTGCTCCCCATCCTCTTCGTCCAGAGCCTGCGCACGCTGGAAATCGGAGGGGTGGAAGAGTGATCCGCTGGATCCTCCTCGGGCTAGCCTTCGCGGCGATCCCCTTCCTCCCCCCCTTCTACCTCACCCTGCTGAACTTCACGGCCATCAGCGCGGTGGTGGCCCTGGGTCTGTACCTCCTGACGGGGCTCGCGGGAATGAGCAGCTTCGGCCAAGCCGCCTTCATGGGCCTCGCCGCGTACACCACCGCCATCGCCACCACCCGGTGGGGATGGTCCCCGTGGATGAGCTTGCCCTTGGCCCTGGCCCTCTGCGGGCTCGCGGCCGTGGTTTTGGGGAGTGTCACCGTCCGCCTGAAGGGGCACTACCTGCCGCTCGCGACCATCGCGTGGCAGATGGCCCTCTCCATCCTGATGGGGAACCTGGTCTCCATCACGGGAGGACACGGGGGGATCAGCGAGATCCCTGCCCTCCGACTCGGTCCCCTCTCCCTGCGGGACCCCCGGGAGTACGGTTTTCTGAGCCTCGGATGCGCGGTGCTGCTCGCCCTGGCCTGCGCGCAGCTGGCTTCCAGCCGCACGGGCAGGGCCCTGCGGGCGGTGCGGGGAGACGGCGCGGTGGCCGCCAGCTTCGGCGTGAACCTCCCGCTGGTCCGCCTGCAGGTGTTCGTGCTGGCCGCCCTGTTCGCGGGGTTGGCGGGATGGCTCCATGCCCACTTCCTCCGGTTCGTGAATCCCCAACCCTTCGGGCTTGAGGCCTCCATGCGGTACGTCATCATGGCGGTGGCCGGAGGGGTGGACCGCATCGGGGGCATCTTCCTTGGCGCGGGGCTTCTGACCCTGCTGGGGAGCTGGCTACAGGATATCCTCCCGGTGCTGTTCGGACGCACCGCCCAGTACGAGGTGATCGCGTACGGCCTCATCCTGGCAGGGATCCTCCTCCTGGCCCCGCGGGGTCTATGGCCGTTCCTGGAGGTCTACTTCCCCCGTCGCCGCCTCCCTCCCATCTCGGATCGCACCCTTCCTGCCCCTCCGATCCCCCTCCCTCGCTCGGAGGTCCTCCTGGAGGTCCGGGAGCTCACCAAGAACTTCGGGGGCCTCCTCGCGGTGAACGGCATCTCCTTCACGGTCCGTCGGGGAGAGGTGGTGGGGCTCATCGGACCGAACGGAGCGGGCAAGACCACCTGCTTCAACCTCATCACGGGCCTCCTCCCGCCCACGCGGGGAGAGGTTTGGTTTGACGGGCACCGGATCTCCGGGCGTCCCCCCTTCGCCATCCACCCACTCGGGATCGCCCGGACCTTCCAGCAGCCGCACCTCTTCGGGGAGATGACGGTCCTGGAGAACGCGGCCCTGGGCACCTACAGCCGGACCCGCAGTGGGATGCTGGCGTGTCTGGTGGGGTGGGACAAGCTCCGGGGCGAGGAACAGGCGGCCCTGGCGGAGGCCCACCGGGCCCTGGAACGCGTAGGCCTCGCACACCTTGCCCACGAGAAGGCCGGGAGGCTCCCCCTCGCGCAGCAGCGGC
This window encodes:
- a CDS encoding branched-chain amino acid ABC transporter permease, which encodes MDATILGLLVADGITNGVIYGLLAITLVLVFTVTRVLFVPMGELLMYAPLTYALLVDHKLPGSLWLGAVLLAAWGVLDLLAGARRISLVLFAGAAALLGAGAWAATTGFPILAWVLAVGVVVLMGIATYRLFFEPIPHASVLTYLILSLGLHFVFQGLGLVFFGPEQYRLPPLLPGEAQLGPVPLPRQNFAVYGLALLWVLLLYGFFSRSLYGKALLACAINRRGARLTGIRIRDAGRVAFTLAGLICALGGMLLAPLTNAAYFMGFLPSLKGFVAAVLGGLVSYPLAAAGAILVGTLEAFSAFYASAYKEAIVFALLLPILFVQSLRTLEIGGVEE
- a CDS encoding branched-chain amino acid ABC transporter ATP-binding protein/permease: MIRWILLGLAFAAIPFLPPFYLTLLNFTAISAVVALGLYLLTGLAGMSSFGQAAFMGLAAYTTAIATTRWGWSPWMSLPLALALCGLAAVVLGSVTVRLKGHYLPLATIAWQMALSILMGNLVSITGGHGGISEIPALRLGPLSLRDPREYGFLSLGCAVLLALACAQLASSRTGRALRAVRGDGAVAASFGVNLPLVRLQVFVLAALFAGLAGWLHAHFLRFVNPQPFGLEASMRYVIMAVAGGVDRIGGIFLGAGLLTLLGSWLQDILPVLFGRTAQYEVIAYGLILAGILLLAPRGLWPFLEVYFPRRRLPPISDRTLPAPPIPLPRSEVLLEVRELTKNFGGLLAVNGISFTVRRGEVVGLIGPNGAGKTTCFNLITGLLPPTRGEVWFDGHRISGRPPFAIHPLGIARTFQQPHLFGEMTVLENAALGTYSRTRSGMLACLVGWDKLRGEEQAALAEAHRALERVGLAHLAHEKAGRLPLAQQRLLEIARALASAPQLLLLDEPAAGLRAREKRELAQLLRRLAEAGTSILIVDHDMDLIMGLVDRVVVMHYGEKLAEGAPEGVQQNPRVLEAYLGLPAEAAG